The following DNA comes from Cystobacter fuscus DSM 2262.
ACGATGAGGGTGTGCTGCTCGTTCGGAGGTCCGGCCAGGGCCTCATCAACCCGTCCGACCAGGGTGAGCACAACAGCCAACAGCGCCTGAATCATTCCTCTTTTCATCCGGTTCTTCTCCTCTTGCTCGACGTTTATCCTGACAACGACTCACAGAGGGATGGACAGCCCACTCTGAACTGAAGCTTGCTATCTGAAGGTCCTGGCACTCGTTCCACAACCCGAGCCATAGTTGTTCACGACGATGACGTAGTCGTAATAGTCGACCCAACCGTCATGGTTCACATCCGCCGCGCGAGGCGCGGGAGGAACCGTGCTGCCATAGTTGGCGAGCACCAGATTGTAGTCGACGTCGTTGACACAGTAGTCCTGGTTGGTGTCGCCATAGACGGGCACGGGGCCCGAGTCGCCAATCGCCGTGAAGGTGCCCCCCGAGTCCCTGGACACGCCCTGGAGGAAGGCGAAGTAGGCGGAGGTCAATGTGGGGTGGACGGGCGCCGCGCTCCTGCCCGTGGAAGACACCTCGCGAACCGGGCCGCGGGAGCCGGCGAAGTAGAGGTAGTCGTACAAGACGTGGACATCGAACACGAGCTTGTAGGGACCGGGATCATCCCTCAGCGGGTCCCCCGTCTTGAGCATGTTGCGGACCTTCCACTGCCAGGAATCCATCGTGAAGTGGGGATAGGGGCTGGTGCTGTCGGGGCCATGGCACTGGGAGCTGGTGGGGGTGCTGTTCTCCTCGCCATCGGACACCAGGTGGACCACCTTCTTCGCCGAGACACCTGGCCTGTATTGCAGAAGCTCGTCGACCGCGTCACAGACCGCGTAGGCCAG
Coding sequences within:
- a CDS encoding VWA domain-containing protein, with product MDVKSQTKSQRLSRLLPRVLLVAALALSLRAGEAEAQPFSEEHLIIVVDRSGSMQTMRGNRLTRFTEAIKQARAYVNLPSSLPRSFAVWTFEESSYIKEQGFADAATTLATLNRLGVGSGVTPLAYAVCDAVDELLQYRPGVSAKKVVHLVSDGEENSTPTSSQCHGPDSTSPYPHFTMDSWQWKVRNMLKTGDPLRDDPGPYKLVFDVHVLYDYLYFAGSRGPVREVSSTGRSAAPVHPTLTSAYFAFLQGVSRDSGGTFTAIGDSGPVPVYGDTNQDYCVNDVDYNLVLANYGSTVPPAPRAADVNHDGWVDYYDYVIVVNNYGSGCGTSARTFR